From Callithrix jacchus isolate 240 chromosome 3, calJac240_pri, whole genome shotgun sequence, a single genomic window includes:
- the LOC144581726 gene encoding uncharacterized protein LOC144581726, giving the protein MLQTASQRLRGTRGPTTARRLTRPTTDVGGSVSGKEQGRQHRWEAAGRRRGRAEIRRRAHGDAGRKKRQTPRRDWPLGPHHAAPGCQRGHCLTRCCRAGSRVSDTLPLLEGAGKGRGVNPADTVSRPH; this is encoded by the coding sequence ATGCTCCAGACGGCGTCTCAAAGGCTCCGGGGGACGCGCGGCCCAACAACGGCCAGGCGGCTGACCCGGCCTACAACGGACGTCGGCGGGAGCGTGTCAGGAAAAGAACAAGGAAGGCAGCACAGATGGGAAGCGGCCGGAAGGCGACGGGGGAGAGCGGAAATAAGGCGGAGAGCGCATGGCGACGCGGGGCGGAAGAAGCGCCAGACGCCACGACGAGACTGGCCTCTAGGCCCGCACCACGCGGCGCCTGGGTGTCAGCGAGGGCACTGTCTGACCAGATGCTGCCGGGCGGGAAGCCGCGTCTCAGACACCCTCCCACTGCTCGAAGGGGCCGGGAAAGGACGAGGGGTTAACCCCGCAGACACCGTCTCCAGACCCCACTGA